A stretch of the Lactuca sativa cultivar Salinas chromosome 9, Lsat_Salinas_v11, whole genome shotgun sequence genome encodes the following:
- the LOC111898957 gene encoding protein trichome birefringence-like 42, with protein MFKTTLRTAFAAIFVLLTLLISQAHDNGEGTRRRSRSRQSNECNLFKGSWIMDPSYPIYNGSECPFVDSGLNCQKNGRDDTMYLKFRWQPHRCALASFSGKRFLRRNRGKKIMFVGDSLSSNQWQSLACMLYHSVPSTKHTFTREGPLSNLSFPEYGVSVMYLKNGFLVDLVVEKESRVLKLDSISRGGKWEGVDVLIFNSYHWWTHSGSLQTWDYYQVGEEIYKNMGRMEAYKIALTTWAKWVDSNINPNKTRVFFQGISAIHDEGKDWNEPNVRSCEGQTLPIHGLHFPGKRYPGQHVVKGVLVKMKNPAYLLDITLLTQLRKDGHPSIYGDEGRDCSHWCLAGVPDTWNQILYNILLKK; from the exons ATGTTCAAAACCACTCTGCGTACCGCCTTCGCTGCCATTTTCGTTCTACTAACGCTTCTGATCTCTCAAGCTCACGACAATGGAGAAGGAACTcgaagaagaagtagaagtagACAATCAAACGAGTGCAATTTGTTCAAAGGAAGCTGGATTATGGATCCATCGTACCCGATTTATAACGGATCTGAATGCCCCTTCGTAGACTCCGGATTGAACTGTCAGAAGAACGGAAGAGACGACACGATGTACCTCAAGTTCAGATGGCAACCTCATCGTTGTGCTCTTGCGAG TTTCAGTGGCAAAAGGTTTTTGAGGAGAAATAGAGGCAAGAAAATCATGTTTGTGGGCGACTCACTGAGTTCAAACCAGTGGCAATCACTCGCATGCATGCTTTACCACTCGGTTCCTTCCACTAAGCATACTTTCACGCGTGAAGGACCACTCTCAAATCTTTCATTCCCA GAATATGGAGTTTCGGTTATGTACTTGAAAAACGGGTTTCTTGTAGACCTTGTGGTGGAGAAAGAGAGCCGAGTTCTAAAATTGGACTCGATAAGTAGAGGAGGGAAATGGGAGGGAGTAGATGTTTTGATCTTCAATAGCTATCATTGGTGGACACACAGCGGATCCCTTCAAAC ATGGGATTACTACCAAGTCGGGGAAGAGATATACAAAAACATGGGACGAATGGAAGCTTACAAGATCGCTTTGACCACATGGGCGAAATGGGTTGACTCGAACATTAATCCTAACAAGACCCGAGTCTTTTTTCAAGGGATCTCTGCCATTCACGATGA GGGCAAAGATTGGAATGAGCCAAACGTCCGGAGTTGTGAAGGGCAAACCCTACCTATTCATGGACTTCATTTTCCCGGGAAAAGATACCCGGGGCAACACGTTGTGAAGGGCGTTTTGGTCAAAATGAAAAATCCGGCTTATTTATTGGATATAACGCTTCTTACTCAACTAAGAAAAGATGGTCATCCGTCCATATACGGTGACGAAGGTCGAGATTGTAGCCATTGGTGCCTAGCTGGGGTTCCCGATACTTGGAATCAAATTTTGTACAATATTTTGCTCAAAAAATAA
- the LOC111898958 gene encoding 50S ribosomal protein L13, chloroplastic — protein MAMAYATSSSVMFGASQNNRSPVLFGFSTMAASASSPKHIIGARTSRNFQIRCEEQKVQQRTLAPVEQRWMFTDSDFKGPDVWNKTWYPKAEDHVNTEKTWYVVDATDKILGRMASAIAVHIRGKNLPTYTPSVDMGAFVIVVNAEKVAVSGKKRLQKLYRRHSGRPGGMTVETFDQLQQRIPERIIEHAVRGMLPKGRLGRDLFTHLKVYEGPDHPHQAQKPIDLPIRDKRIQKQT, from the exons ATGGCGATGGCGTATGCAACCTCATCGTCTGTGATGTTCGGAGCCTCACAGAACAACAGGTCTCCAGTTCTCTTCGGGTTTTCAACAATGGCAGCATCAGCCTCCTCCCCAAAGCACATCATCGGAGCTCGAACCAGTCGGAACTTTCAGATTCGCTGCGAAGAACAGAAAGTTCAACAACGGACACTTGCACCTGTTGAGCAGCGTTGGATGTTTACCGATTCCGATTTCAAAGGACCG GATGTATGGAACAAAACATGGTACCCTAAAGCTGAAGACCATGTGAACACAGAAAAGACATGGTATGTTGTTGATGCAACTGATAAAATTCTTGGAAGAATGGCATCAGCTATAGCAGTTCACATACGTGGGAAGAATCTTCCAACCTATACTCCTAGTGTAGACATGGGAGCATTTGTAATTGTG GTGAATGCTGAGAAAGTTGCTGTTTCGGGTAAAAAGAGGCTACAGAAACTTTACAGGAGGCATTCAGGAAGACCAGGTGGAATGACAGTGGAAACTTTTGATCAACTTCAACAGAGGATTCCTGAAAGGATTATTGAGCATGCTGTTCGTGGGATGCTTCCTAAAGGAAGG CTTGGACGAGATTTGTTTACTCATCTTAAGGTGTACGAAGGACCCGATCATCCGCATCAAGCACAAAAGCCCATAGATTTGCCGATAAGAGACAAAAGGATACAAAAACAAACCTAG